One Helianthus annuus cultivar XRQ/B chromosome 12, HanXRQr2.0-SUNRISE, whole genome shotgun sequence genomic region harbors:
- the LOC110912011 gene encoding uncharacterized protein LOC110912011 has protein sequence MTSFTVKMMAGSPPPVTGSIGSSAKHPPATSKLPLQVKIKEQQKLETSEKKSTNISRRDLALFLTAASFSAVTLSTPKPAAARITKAEMKKMILEKLKLLREKVGLSKPEAEENEKVESPIEDKEVSPPATSAAEEKTSVPSAPEEKTPVPSEPPLPSIHNDKKIAVEAAIFP, from the exons ATGACTTCCTTCACCGTTAAAATGATGGCCGGGTCTCCACCTCCGGTGACAGGATCCATCGGATCTAGTGCCAAACACCCACCTGCTACTTCCAAACTTCCTCTTCAG GTAAAAATCAAAGAACAACAAAAGTTAGAAACATCTGAAAAGAAATCAACTAACATCTCCCGACGAGATCTAGCATTGTTTTTAACCGCTGCATCATTCAGCGCTGTCACTCTATCAACACCCAAACCCGCTGCAGCCCGCATCACTAAAgctgaaatgaagaagatgatattGGAAAAACTCAAGTTACTGAGAGAAAAGGTTGGGTTATCAAAGCCAGAAGCAGAGGAAAATGAAAAAGTTGAATCACCAATAGAAGATAAAGAAGTTTCTCCTCCTGCCACATCAGCTGCGGAGGAAAAAACCTCGGTTCCATCAGCCCCGGAGGAAAAAACCCCGGTCCCATCAGAACCGCCACTTCCCAGTATACATAATGATAAGAAAATTGCAGTGGAAGCCGCGATATTTCCGTGA